One Coccinella septempunctata chromosome 1, icCocSept1.1, whole genome shotgun sequence DNA window includes the following coding sequences:
- the LOC123314355 gene encoding uncharacterized protein LOC123314355, protein MIDMDQESKQLLCHICGKRLSSVSTFNRHIKQVHLQEPLTGKDTKNIKCPLCEDKLKLSFGSHDQLVDHIEKIHFLTIIRSTLYFGNKEEFEAWRAVDNRNIDYAFQRGQKIKDDEYIYYNCNRSNTRGYDSKSNQRCSKAGGSIKISGLCPSRICAKITNSGVTVNYIETHAGHDDELRAKHLSKDQQEMLAEKLCAGVTKERILEDARILEEGKLIRMNLLTRGDLTYIIRKFNINKQRDTDDMTATALKVGEMNSQEENTVFLFKQIGENYPELRNEDFALAFMNKIMEKKLRKYSKIICIDGTHGTNIRNWELTTVLVKDENNMGFPVAFLISNRMDQTIQKIFFRSLKARLQESLRCKYIMTDDDIKYFNAWCEAMDDVEKPRRLLCTWHVIKNWNIQGRNKLKKPDNKKEMKLRMRNILKETSISKFLELKDEYFKYLEEENELDFLKYLQNHYFQCNERIMMWAHCHRINVGINTNMAIESLHKVIKYNKMKGHQNLRIEKLLDLLEDLVNEKMWKRVIESERPNVNSYQSRVNREAHIKAEKEVLEKVVCLDSGEFKVFSSKVRDQFYIVDYNELCDDDCRTIYCDKCRICIHKYQCTCPEYTVKTALCKHIHAVALIEKRSDSFPGPGIAENYPPIDEPSTSGVQKRTEIKEFLDETIQNQNTVLTLDPSKKREIVMKEIFMKLESLDDEDFDNMVENINKQYDTLQKNKDQRGKKRKIEKQFYYPTKK, encoded by the exons ATGATCGATATGGATCAAGAAAG TAAACAGCTTCTTTGTCACATATGTGGCAAAAGGTTATCCAGTGTGTCTACATTCAACCGCCATATAAAACAGGTGCACCTGCAAGAGCCACTTACAGGAAAGGACACGAAGAATATTAAATGTCCACTTTGTGAGGATAAACTTAAATTATCATTTGGAAGCCATGACCAGTTAGTGGATCatatagaaaaaattcattttttgactatTATACGATCAACTCTTTATTTTGGAAACAAAGAGGAATTTGAAGCTTGGAGAGCAGTTGACAATAGAAATATAGATTATGCCTTTCAAAGAGGTCAAAAGATCAAAGATGATGAGTACATATACTATAATTGCAATAGGAGTAATACAAGAG GATATGACAGTAAAAGTAACCAAAGATGTTCAAAAGCAGGAGGAAGCATTAAAATATCAGGATTATGTCCATCTAGAATTTGTGCTAAAATAACTAATTCTG GAGTAACAGTGAACTATATTGAAACACATGCTGGCCATGATGATGAACTCCGAGCCAAACATTTATCGAAGGATCAACAGGAAATGCTCGCTGAAAAATTATGTGCTGGTGTTACAAAAGAGAGAATACTTGAGGATGCGAGAATATTAGAGGAAGGGAAGCTCATCagaatgaatttattaacaagAGGGGATCTTACATACATTATACGTAAATTCAATATAAACAAACAGCGTGATACAGATGACATGACAGCAACAGCCCTGAAAGTAGGAGAAATGAATAGTCAAGAAGAAAATACTGTTTTTTTGTTCAAACAGATAG GGGAAAATTACCCTGAGCTGAGAAACGAGGATTTTGCTTTAGCctttatgaataaaattatggaaaaaaagCTAAGAAAATACAGCAAAATCATTTGCATTGACGGCACCCATGGAACAAATATCAGGAATTGGGAACTCACCACAGTTTTAGTCAAGGATGAAAATAATATGGGATTCCCAGTAGCATTTTTAATAAGTAATCGTATGGATCAAACGatccagaaaatatttttcaggtcaTTAAAAGCAAGACTTCAAGAGTCCCTAAGATGCAAATACATTATGACAGATGatgacataaaatattttaatgctTGGTGCGAAGCAATGGATGATGTTGAAAAGCCAAGACGCTTACTCTGCACTTGGCATGTCATCAAAAACTGGAATATTCAAGGCAGGAATAAATTGAAGAAACCAGATAAtaagaaagaaatgaaattaaGAATGAGAAATATCTTGAAAGAGACCagtatttcaaaatttctagaattgaaagatgaatattttaaatatcttgaagaagaaaatGAACTGGATTTCTTGAAATACTTACAGAA tcaTTATTTCCAGTGCAATGAGAGAATTATGATGTGGGCCCACTGCCACAGAATAAATGTAGGAATAAATACCAATATGGCTATTGAGAGCCTGCATAAAGTaattaaatataataaaatgaagGGACATCAAAATTTACG AATCGAGAAATTGTTAGACTTATTAGAAGACCTtgttaatgaaaaaatgtggaaaagaGTCATCGAGTCTGAAAGGCCAAATGTTAATTCCTACCAATCAAGAGTTAATAGAGAGGCTCATATAAAGGCAGAAAAAGAAGTTTTGGAGAAAGTTGTCTGTCTAGATTCTGGTGAGTTTAAGGTTTTCTCAAGTAAGGTGAGGGACCAATTTTATATAGttgattataatgaattgtGTGATGACGATTGTAGAACTATTTATTGTGATAAATGTAGAATCTGCATTCATAAATACCAATGTACTTGTCCAGAATACACAGTAAAAACTGCATTATGTAAACACATACATGCAGTTGCTTTGATCGAAAAGAGAAGCGATTCTTTTCCAGGTCCAGGTATTGCTGAAAATTACCCACCTATTGATGAACCATCAACAAGTGGAGTACAGAAGAGGACAGAAATCAAAGAATTCCTAGATGAGACAATACAGAACCAAAATACTGTTCTTACTCTAGATCCAAGCAAAAAACGAGAG ATTGTAATGAAGgagatttttatgaaattggAATCATTAGATGATGAAGATTTTGATAATATGGTGGAAAATATCAACAAGCAATATGACACACTACAAAAGAATAAAGATCAGAGagggaaaaaaaggaaaattgaaaaacaattttattaccCCACTAAAAAGTAG
- the LOC123314376 gene encoding cleavage and polyadenylation specificity factor subunit 4, with protein sequence MELLVADVSHIKFDIEIALQEQFGALALPFPGMDKSTAAVCQFYATTMNCSKGPQCPFRHVRGDRTIVCKHWLRGLCKKGDQCEFLHEYDMTKMPECYFYSRFNACHNKECPFLHIDPESKIKDCPWYDRGFCRHGPHCRHRHVRRVLCTNYLSGFCPDGSKCKYMHPRFELPAPPDQNTKDLKKLPIIICHFCGEHGHKAINCLKINPNNREVAQEESNLIKPPIQNNHQEKFDPQNHFLQKMFPKKLEDVTCYKCGSKGHYANRCPKGHLAFLSSQTKEKENNPE encoded by the exons ATGGAGCTATTGGTTGCAGATGTATCGCATATAAAATTCGATATAGAAATAGCTCTACAAGAGCAGTTTGGAGCATTAGCTTTACCATTTCCTGGAATGGATA AGTCAACTGCAGCAGTATGTCAATTTTATGCTACAACAATGAATTGCTCTAAGGGCCCCCAATGTCCTTTCCGACATGTTCGAGGTGACAGAACAATTGTTTGTAAACATTGGCTTCGGGGATTATGTAAAAAAGGAGATCAATGTGAATTTTTACATGAATACGATATGACAAAAATGCCTGAATGTTATTTTTACTCTAGGTTCAATGCTTGTCACAATAAAGAATGCCCATTTCTGCACATAGATCCTGAAAGTAAAATTAAGGATTGTCCATG GTATGATCGAGGTTTCTGCAGACATGGTCCCCATTGCAGGCATCGACATGTACGTAGAGTACTGTGCACAAACTATTTATCAGGATTTTGTCCAGATGGATCGAAATGCAAATATATGCATCCTCGATTTGAATTACCTGCTCCACCTGACCAGAATACAAAAGACCTAAAAAAATTACCCATTATAATTTGCCATTTTTGTGGAGAGCATGGTCATAAAGCCATCAATTGTTTGAAAATTAATCCTAACAACAGGGAAGTTGCCCAAGAAGAATCCAATTTGATTAAGCCTCCCATTCAGAATAACCACCAAGAAAAATTTGATCCACAAAATCACTTCTTACAAAAAATGTTTCCAAAAAAATTGGAAGATGTTACATGTTATAAATGTGGTAGTAAAGGGCATTATGCAAATAGATGTCCAAAAGGACATTTGGCTTTCTTATCCAGCCAAACAAAAGAAAAGGAAAACAATCCAGAATAA
- the LOC123314385 gene encoding anamorsin homolog has protein sequence MDIPEYIKNAENCLVVCPEEEFEKVQESVKNSSSVVIKTQKNLGDINDESKDLIYVYYPRRNLTNELASQLINISKPGSKLVIQSEPSELEFLLKVNGFINLNQENGSITTCEKPTYQLGSSAKIDLKKSPAIWKIDDEDDNEELIDSDELLDENDLQRPDPTTLKVCGTTGKRKACKNCSCGLAEELAAEVKSGNVVDSSDAPKSSCGNCYLGDAFRCASCPYLGMPAFKPGEKIQLNDNQLKSDL, from the exons ATGGATATCCCCGAATATATTAAAAATGCGGAAAATTGCTTGGTAGTTTGCCCGGAAGAAGAATTCGAGAAAGTACAAGAATCAGTTAAAAACTCCTCCTCTGTAGTGATAAAAACCCAAAAGAATCTTGGAG ATATCAATGATGAGTCGAAGGATCTCATATATGTTTATTATCCAAGGAGAAACTTGACAAATGAGTTGGCTTCACAATTGATAAACATAAGCAAACCAGGATCTAAATTGGTTATTCAGAGTGAGCCCAGCGAACTGGAATTCCTGCTAAAAGTAAATGGATTcataaatttgaatcaagaaaaTGGTTCCATTACAACATGTGAAAAACCGACTTATCAGCTTGGCTCttctgcaaaaattgatttgaaaaaatctcCAGCTATTTGGAAAATCGATGACGAAGATGATAATGAAGAATTGATTGATTCAGATGAACTTCTCGATGAAAATGATTTGCAAAGACCTGACCCAACCACATTAAAGG TTTGCGGAACTACTGGTAAGAGAAAAGCATGCAAAAATTGTTCATGCGGTTTGGCTGAGGAATTGGCAGCTGAAGTGAAGTCGGGAAATGTAGTGGACTCCTCAGATGCCCCTAAGTCGTCATGTGGAAAT tgtTATCTAGGAGACGCTTTCAGATGTGCCTCATGTCCATATTTAGGAATGCCTGCGTTCAAACCGGGTGAAAAAATACAACTTAATGATAACCAACTAAAATCAGATTTATAA